A window from Aquabacterium sp. NJ1 encodes these proteins:
- a CDS encoding pectin acetylesterase-family hydrolase, with the protein MRASRFSLLAIKAVAGTLIGGLAHAGYFQWDTVTAPTGGGATCGNGTPYRFFVNRTPFTSKTVIMFEGGGACWDGVSCKGGSMLAAVNPDGVPSNYMSDFNRQAHLGLVTPFTARIDPLQAVKTQSWNIVYVPYCTGDVQTGNKTVVYNPEDPAKAYAFEHKGLNNMKYVANWMAANMASPAQLLITGFSAGGVASSAHYAMFREALRPRKSALLSDAGPLMIAPRNGDPAQYPSVPLHNKIREAWGLDGPKGMVTEIVAKYPGVGDPNNLGTLQGNLGKLFPQDRLGYTLFQEDGVFSAFSYRKFFPEIANAPTDAERLKLLNQKWRQDLKPWLAALSAYPNVGYYIPNWRKFNQAHCATILTFGGSSIAERGYQSLGVFLDNLLDGSGPVLRAEELNPPAQRVYLSDVIADGLADLIPL; encoded by the coding sequence ATGAGAGCAAGTCGGTTTTCGCTTCTGGCCATCAAGGCCGTGGCAGGCACGCTGATTGGTGGCCTGGCCCATGCAGGCTATTTCCAGTGGGACACGGTGACCGCGCCAACCGGCGGCGGCGCCACCTGCGGCAATGGCACGCCTTACCGCTTCTTCGTCAACCGCACGCCCTTCACGAGCAAGACGGTCATCATGTTCGAAGGCGGTGGTGCCTGCTGGGATGGCGTCAGCTGCAAGGGCGGCAGCATGCTGGCGGCGGTCAACCCCGATGGCGTGCCTTCCAATTACATGTCGGACTTCAACCGGCAGGCACACCTCGGGCTGGTCACGCCGTTCACGGCTCGCATCGACCCCTTGCAGGCCGTGAAGACGCAAAGCTGGAACATCGTGTACGTGCCTTACTGCACCGGCGACGTGCAGACCGGCAACAAGACGGTGGTCTACAACCCCGAGGACCCCGCCAAGGCCTATGCCTTCGAGCACAAGGGCCTCAACAACATGAAGTACGTGGCCAACTGGATGGCGGCGAACATGGCTTCACCTGCACAGCTGCTGATCACGGGCTTCTCGGCCGGTGGCGTGGCCTCTTCGGCGCACTACGCCATGTTCCGTGAGGCACTGCGCCCCAGGAAGTCGGCGCTGCTGTCGGATGCGGGCCCCTTGATGATCGCGCCGCGCAATGGCGACCCGGCGCAATACCCCTCCGTGCCCCTGCACAACAAGATCCGCGAGGCCTGGGGGCTGGACGGCCCCAAGGGCATGGTCACCGAGATCGTGGCCAAGTACCCGGGCGTGGGTGACCCCAACAACCTGGGCACGCTGCAGGGCAATCTGGGCAAGCTGTTCCCGCAGGACCGCCTGGGCTACACCCTGTTCCAGGAAGATGGCGTTTTCTCGGCTTTCTCGTACCGGAAGTTCTTCCCCGAGATCGCCAACGCGCCCACCGATGCCGAGCGCCTGAAGCTGCTCAACCAGAAGTGGCGCCAGGACCTCAAGCCCTGGCTGGCGGCGTTGAGCGCCTACCCGAACGTGGGTTACTACATCCCCAACTGGCGCAAGTTCAACCAGGCCCATTGCGCCACCATCCTGACTTTTGGCGGCTCCAGCATCGCGGAGCGGGGCTACCAGTCGCTCGGCGTTTTCCTGGACAACCTGCTGGATGGCAGTGGCCCCGTGCTGCGCGCCGAAGAGCTGAATCCGCCGGCACAGCGGGTTTACCTCAGTGACGTCATTGCGGATGGTCTGGCGGATCTGATTCCGCTTTAA
- a CDS encoding HD domain-containing protein produces the protein MSARATFTRMDDSTQADWALIMPEAMKMARGLPDRVLAHLQLLDGDFGGFPIDRLSHCLQSATLAHRDGRDEEYVVCALLHDIGDTLGTYNHPDIAAAILKPFVSEANHWMVQHHGIFQGYNFFHHIGLDRHMRDQFKDHPHYAHTATFVERYDNPAFDAQAEILPLSFFEPMVRRVMASPRQSVYKAALDK, from the coding sequence ATGAGCGCACGCGCCACCTTCACCAGAATGGACGACAGCACCCAGGCCGACTGGGCACTCATCATGCCGGAGGCCATGAAGATGGCGCGTGGCTTGCCTGACCGTGTGCTGGCGCACTTGCAGTTGCTGGACGGCGATTTTGGTGGCTTCCCGATTGACCGCCTCAGCCACTGCCTGCAGTCGGCCACGCTGGCCCACCGCGATGGGCGTGACGAAGAGTACGTGGTGTGCGCGCTGCTGCACGACATCGGCGACACGCTGGGCACCTACAACCACCCGGACATCGCGGCGGCCATTCTCAAACCCTTTGTCAGTGAAGCCAACCACTGGATGGTGCAGCACCACGGCATCTTCCAGGGCTACAACTTCTTCCACCACATCGGGCTGGACCGCCACATGCGCGACCAGTTCAAGGACCACCCGCATTACGCGCACACCGCCACCTTTGTGGAGCGCTATGACAACCCCGCGTTTGACGCCCAGGCCGAGATCCTGCCCCTGAGTTTTTTCGAGCCCATGGTGCGGCGCGTGATGGCTTCGCCACGGCAGTCGGTCTACAAGGCGGCACTGGACAAATAG